Proteins encoded by one window of Thunnus thynnus chromosome 3, fThuThy2.1, whole genome shotgun sequence:
- the sh3gl2a gene encoding SH3 domain containing GRB2 like 2a, endophilin A1 isoform X2: MSVAGLKKQFHKATQRVSEKVGGAEGTKLDDDFTEMEKRMDTTSRAVMDIMTKTTEYLQPNPATRAKMSMMNSMSRMRGQEKGPGYTQTETILGESMQRFGRELGEESNFGLALIDAGEAMRELGEVKDALDMEVKQNFIDPLQNFHEKDLKEIQHHLKKMEGRRLDFDYKKKRQGKLTDDELKQALDKFDESKDTAEQSMFNLLESDIEQVSQVAALVHAQMEYHRRAAEILTQLTSKIDERIRDCSNKPRKEYMPKPRTSLDFSISENHNGGIHSARSPGARSPGEPRSHLSICFSICALIN, from the exons agAGTGAGCGAGAAAGTCGGAGGTGCAGAAGGAACAAAGCTTGATGATGACTTCACCGAAATGGAAAAG AGGATGGACACCACCTCTCGGGCCGTGATGGACATCATGACCAAGACCACTGAGTATCTGCAGCCAAACCCAG CCACTAGAGCCAAGATGAGCATGATGAACTCCATGTCACGTATGCGAGGCCAGGAGAAGGGACCGGGCTACACACAGACTGAGACTATCCTGGGAGAGTCCATGCAGCGGTTTGGCAGGGAGCTCGGAGAGGAGTCTAATTTTG gcCTTGCTCTGATTGATGCTGGGGAAGCCATGCGTGAGCTGGGAGAGGTTAAGGACGCTCTGGACATGGAGGTCAAACAGAACTTCATTGATCCACTGCAGAACTTCCACGAAAAAGACCTCAAGGAGATTCAG CATCACCTGAAGAAAATGGAGGGCCGTCGTCTGGACTTTGATTATAAGAAGAAGCGTCAGGGCAAGCTGACAGACGACGAGCTCAAACAAGCACTAGACAAATTCGACGAATCCAAGGACACTGCTGAGCAGAGCATGTTCAACTTGTTGGAGAGTGAT ATTGAACAGGTGAGCCAGGTCGCCGCACTGGTCCACGCTCAGATGGAGTATCACAGACGGGCTGCGGAGATCCTCACACAGCTCACCAGTAAGATTGATGAACG GATAAGGGATTGTTCTAACAAACCAAGGAAAGAGTACATGCCTAAACCACGTACATCTCTGGACTTCTCCATCAGTGAGAACCACAATGGAGGCATCCACAGTGCTCGCTCTCCAG GGGCGAGGTCTCCAGGTGAGCCTAGGTCACACTTGTCAATATGTTTCTCCATCTGTGCGCTCATAAATTAA
- the sh3gl2a gene encoding SH3 domain containing GRB2 like 2a, endophilin A1 isoform X1: MSVAGLKKQFHKATQRVSEKVGGAEGTKLDDDFTEMEKRMDTTSRAVMDIMTKTTEYLQPNPATRAKMSMMNSMSRMRGQEKGPGYTQTETILGESMQRFGRELGEESNFGLALIDAGEAMRELGEVKDALDMEVKQNFIDPLQNFHEKDLKEIQHHLKKMEGRRLDFDYKKKRQGKLTDDELKQALDKFDESKDTAEQSMFNLLESDIEQVSQVAALVHAQMEYHRRAAEILTQLTSKIDERIRDCSNKPRKEYMPKPRTSLDFSISENHNGGIHSARSPAPMDQPCCRALYDFDPENEGELGFKEGDIITLTNKIDDNWYEGMLHGNSGFFPINYVDILVPLPH, translated from the exons agAGTGAGCGAGAAAGTCGGAGGTGCAGAAGGAACAAAGCTTGATGATGACTTCACCGAAATGGAAAAG AGGATGGACACCACCTCTCGGGCCGTGATGGACATCATGACCAAGACCACTGAGTATCTGCAGCCAAACCCAG CCACTAGAGCCAAGATGAGCATGATGAACTCCATGTCACGTATGCGAGGCCAGGAGAAGGGACCGGGCTACACACAGACTGAGACTATCCTGGGAGAGTCCATGCAGCGGTTTGGCAGGGAGCTCGGAGAGGAGTCTAATTTTG gcCTTGCTCTGATTGATGCTGGGGAAGCCATGCGTGAGCTGGGAGAGGTTAAGGACGCTCTGGACATGGAGGTCAAACAGAACTTCATTGATCCACTGCAGAACTTCCACGAAAAAGACCTCAAGGAGATTCAG CATCACCTGAAGAAAATGGAGGGCCGTCGTCTGGACTTTGATTATAAGAAGAAGCGTCAGGGCAAGCTGACAGACGACGAGCTCAAACAAGCACTAGACAAATTCGACGAATCCAAGGACACTGCTGAGCAGAGCATGTTCAACTTGTTGGAGAGTGAT ATTGAACAGGTGAGCCAGGTCGCCGCACTGGTCCACGCTCAGATGGAGTATCACAGACGGGCTGCGGAGATCCTCACACAGCTCACCAGTAAGATTGATGAACG GATAAGGGATTGTTCTAACAAACCAAGGAAAGAGTACATGCCTAAACCACGTACATCTCTGGACTTCTCCATCAGTGAGAACCACAATGGAGGCATCCACAGTGCTCGCTCTCCAG CTCCCATGGACCAGCCTTGCTGTCGCGCACTGTACGATTTTGACCCCGAGAATGAAGGTGAGCTAGGCTTTAAGGAAGGCGATATCATCACCTTGACCAACAAGATCGATGACAACTGGTACGAAGGGATGTTGCACGGCAACTCCGGCTTCTTCCCCATCAACTACGTGGATATCCTGGTGCCGCTGCCCCACTAG